One window of uncultured Fretibacterium sp. genomic DNA carries:
- a CDS encoding YeiH family protein: MKNPTQENPTQKNPTQWKALVPGLSLTVVLAVLAWFCGRQVPIVGAPVFGILFGMFVALFGNPPALREGTRFASKRLLQLSVVLLGFEMNMRNVLVVGSESLVVMAFTLTAAFLSARIMQRVLRLDSVTATLIGVGTAICGGSAIAATAPVIGAKEEDIAHSISTIFLFNIAAVFIFPALGHLMNMGDQGFGIWAGTAVNDTSSVLAAGYAYSDAAGKLATIVKLTRTLMIVPITFVLALYAARAGEGSSHFSFSKAFPWFVLGFVAASLLHTSGIVNPEISRSLTVSGKFLIVAAMAAIGLNTHIGKLLANGLRPILMGLVCWVVLAGTSLVVQHFLGLL, from the coding sequence TTGAAGAATCCAACGCAGGAGAATCCCACACAAAAGAATCCGACTCAGTGGAAGGCCCTCGTTCCCGGACTGTCCCTCACCGTCGTCCTCGCCGTGCTCGCGTGGTTTTGCGGACGCCAGGTTCCCATCGTCGGCGCGCCGGTGTTCGGCATCCTTTTCGGAATGTTCGTCGCCCTGTTCGGCAATCCGCCCGCGCTGAGGGAGGGAACACGCTTCGCCTCGAAGAGGCTGCTCCAGCTCTCCGTCGTCCTGCTGGGGTTCGAGATGAACATGAGGAACGTCCTGGTGGTCGGAAGCGAGTCCCTCGTCGTGATGGCCTTCACACTGACCGCGGCGTTCCTCTCCGCCCGGATCATGCAGAGGGTCCTGCGGCTCGACTCCGTGACCGCAACTTTGATCGGGGTGGGGACGGCCATATGCGGCGGATCGGCCATCGCGGCGACCGCCCCCGTCATCGGCGCGAAGGAGGAGGACATCGCCCACTCCATATCCACCATATTCCTCTTCAACATCGCGGCCGTCTTCATCTTCCCCGCGCTGGGACACCTTATGAATATGGGCGACCAGGGGTTCGGGATATGGGCCGGCACGGCGGTCAACGATACCTCGTCCGTCCTCGCGGCAGGATACGCCTACAGCGACGCCGCCGGCAAGCTGGCGACCATCGTCAAACTGACACGCACCCTGATGATCGTGCCCATCACCTTCGTGCTCGCCCTTTACGCCGCCCGGGCCGGGGAGGGATCCTCGCACTTCAGCTTTTCCAAAGCCTTCCCCTGGTTTGTGCTCGGGTTCGTGGCCGCCTCCCTGCTGCATACGTCGGGGATCGTGAACCCCGAGATATCGCGCTCCCTGACGGTGTCCGGGAAGTTCCTCATCGTCGCCGCCATGGCCGCCATCGGCCTCAACACGCACATCGGCAAACTTCTGGCCAACGGCCTGAGGCCTATTCTCATGGGGCTGGTCTGCTGGGTCGTCCTGGCGGGCACGTCCCTGGTCGTACAGCATTTTCTGGGGCTTCTGTAG